The Acidicapsa acidisoli genome contains a region encoding:
- a CDS encoding ATP-binding cassette domain-containing protein: MTQPFVAADKDLPIRFGERLHSALQLLGARQRIVFAMLIAERIAVGLCDLLLAGAMYLFFLLLQGGVSAHHHWWMPKTVLVAALTTSALVVLRVVLDLLSTRAVVGYIQSLYSDILLRLTYGYSEMLWSRFVMRNRSELLKYASVTAMDAANFYHLYIEMTAAVTVVALMTVAVVYQNPEAACGLGTAVVLLYGVHRYLLRNKLRLAASNREQSLRLLQRNLSDMFSSGKEIRTYGNQSFFHDRIGEEVGRLRASNLRLALLPQISRILADQGVVLLFLFVVIVVQLGHGDVRQLLSLLVFYFVLSRRLLPLIGQIALMAGLTEGSYDSLQAINRELSDCLLHRKLTPEIRLPSIGVVVELVQVSFFFDEGEQILRDVTLYLRHGERIVVRGVSGSGKSTLLNIIAGILQPASGTVRVDRKSVAYVPQEIALLDDSIRNNLLFGLPKKSDDELMNALAVARLSEFVSEQPQGLETRVGDNGVLFSGGERQRLGLARAILRGVTLLLLDESTSALDYENERELLGNLKSSEITVLLVSHRLHAVGFADRVLLLREGRLIEESDYVASMTKDGSMP, translated from the coding sequence GTGACTCAGCCTTTCGTCGCAGCAGATAAGGACCTCCCCATTCGCTTTGGCGAACGATTGCATTCGGCGCTTCAGCTGCTTGGAGCTCGGCAACGCATTGTCTTTGCAATGCTCATCGCAGAGAGGATCGCAGTGGGGCTCTGCGATCTGCTTCTCGCCGGTGCGATGTATCTTTTCTTCCTGCTATTGCAGGGCGGAGTGTCTGCCCATCATCACTGGTGGATGCCCAAAACGGTTCTTGTCGCTGCTTTAACCACCTCGGCTCTCGTCGTTCTGCGTGTCGTCCTGGACCTCCTTTCAACACGTGCGGTCGTTGGTTACATTCAAAGTCTTTATTCAGATATCCTTCTTCGACTTACCTATGGCTACAGTGAAATGCTGTGGAGTCGGTTCGTCATGCGCAATCGCAGCGAGCTGCTGAAGTACGCCTCAGTCACAGCGATGGATGCTGCCAATTTCTACCATCTTTATATTGAAATGACAGCCGCGGTCACGGTCGTTGCGCTCATGACCGTTGCTGTTGTCTATCAGAATCCCGAAGCAGCATGCGGCCTCGGGACCGCAGTGGTTCTGCTCTACGGAGTACATCGTTACCTTCTTCGCAACAAGCTCAGACTGGCCGCCTCCAATCGTGAACAGTCATTGCGTTTACTTCAGAGAAATTTGTCGGACATGTTCTCGAGTGGAAAAGAGATACGCACATACGGAAATCAGTCTTTCTTCCACGACCGGATCGGAGAGGAGGTTGGCCGTCTGCGCGCAAGCAATCTGCGCCTTGCACTTCTCCCCCAGATATCGCGAATCCTCGCAGACCAAGGAGTAGTGCTGCTCTTTCTGTTTGTTGTCATAGTCGTTCAATTGGGCCATGGTGATGTACGTCAACTGCTCTCACTGCTCGTGTTTTACTTTGTATTGTCTCGACGCCTTCTCCCGCTGATCGGCCAGATCGCGCTCATGGCAGGTCTCACGGAAGGTTCTTATGATAGCCTTCAGGCCATCAACCGAGAACTCAGTGATTGCCTATTGCATCGTAAGTTGACTCCAGAGATACGACTGCCATCCATAGGTGTGGTAGTCGAGTTGGTTCAAGTCAGCTTCTTTTTCGATGAGGGCGAGCAGATTCTGCGGGACGTGACTCTTTACCTTCGCCATGGAGAGAGGATTGTGGTTCGCGGAGTTTCAGGAAGCGGCAAGAGCACTCTCCTGAATATCATTGCTGGCATCCTTCAGCCCGCGTCTGGCACCGTGCGGGTTGATCGCAAAAGCGTTGCCTATGTTCCCCAGGAAATCGCTCTTTTGGATGATTCAATACGAAACAATCTGCTCTTCGGGTTACCGAAAAAAAGCGATGATGAGCTGATGAATGCGCTTGCGGTAGCCAGACTTAGCGAATTTGTATCCGAGCAGCCTCAGGGCCTGGAGACCCGCGTTGGCGACAACGGAGTTCTATTCTCGGGCGGAGAACGCCAGAGGTTAGGTCTTGCCCGGGCGATCCTTCGAGGCGTCACTCTCCTGCTCCTGGATGAGTCGACATCTGCGCTGGATTACGAAAATGAGCGGGAGTTGCTCGGGAATCTGAAGTCCTCGGAAATTACTGTGCTCCTTGTATCGCATCGCCTTCACGCCGTAGGCTTCGCTGATCGCGTCTTGCTGCTTCGTGAGGGACGGTTAATCGAAGAGTCTGATTATGTGGCGTCCATGACGAAAGATGGATCGATGCCATAG
- a CDS encoding glycosyltransferase 87 family protein, whose product MTLTNLWKHASKESPALSESDHRSKSRQWFRIGEWMLVALLAANLGTRILPRAWYTLNTDFPNYYLTARLLSEHYDTSRVFEWVWLQRQKDHRDIAQRTVGMVPITPFSTLAVYPLASMPALAAKRCWLILNLGLLFATLSLLHALTYLPWRRISLVFTLSLPLTINFAFGQYYVLLLFLLTLSCWLDVRQRRFLAGIVVGIAAGLKIFPVLYLLYFLRKGNGRAFAGGVAGSLCTAIVSVLAFGWELNRTYLVQVLPSVLRGEGLDPYNLQLSSLGSLLHRLFVYEPQLNQHPAMNAPWLFAVLHPLLQMMIMAPSLLLAVPNESRPSQIRLEWAAITLASLAISTSPASYLFTLLILPISLILGSLQGKKSALWVAIILPLYAAAGFVRGIDEGRDGWFALLRVPRLYMLVLLCVFAYALLFRERQREVEWSVNRAWAVALSLLLAIGIVLNLRHQKGLYADYQWRIPLPKPVLMAANPAIQEDSVLFIALLSDGYHLAVDRLGTVQFSDINRDDYLTMTTANGERWIEQTGHETTIVSSAKWSEGIRQAESPVASFDGRWLAFLRENHGRAGIWVRDLSHPVEADRPVTPPELNVLEMSFLPNGELVFSGASEGPPGLFTTDQAGKIQSLGMTDARYPSVSPDGRWLAYSELDGGNWNLRLRDMKNGQTHKFTQAACNSIEPSWSSDSQSLIYASDCGRGLCLTALCRRRIFH is encoded by the coding sequence ATGACTTTGACTAATCTGTGGAAACACGCATCAAAGGAAAGCCCGGCACTCTCCGAATCCGACCATCGTTCGAAGTCTCGTCAATGGTTTCGCATTGGAGAGTGGATGCTGGTCGCGTTGCTTGCAGCAAATCTCGGCACGCGCATCCTGCCGCGGGCATGGTATACGCTGAACACCGATTTTCCGAATTACTATCTGACCGCGCGTCTTCTCTCAGAGCATTATGATACGTCGCGTGTATTTGAGTGGGTATGGTTGCAGCGCCAGAAAGATCACCGCGACATCGCGCAGCGGACCGTCGGCATGGTGCCCATCACGCCTTTTTCCACCCTCGCCGTGTATCCACTCGCCTCAATGCCTGCTTTAGCGGCCAAGCGTTGCTGGCTCATCCTTAATCTTGGACTGCTCTTCGCGACCCTAAGTCTTCTGCATGCTCTAACGTATCTTCCGTGGCGCCGGATCTCTCTGGTATTCACGTTGAGCCTCCCTTTGACGATAAATTTCGCCTTCGGACAGTACTACGTTTTACTACTCTTCCTGTTGACGCTGTCGTGTTGGTTGGACGTTCGTCAGCGGCGATTCCTGGCGGGTATAGTCGTTGGAATCGCCGCAGGCCTGAAGATTTTTCCTGTGCTCTACCTGCTGTACTTCCTACGAAAGGGAAACGGCAGAGCCTTTGCCGGCGGAGTTGCAGGCTCGTTGTGCACGGCAATCGTGTCCGTCCTTGCATTCGGCTGGGAGTTAAATCGGACTTATCTGGTCCAGGTGCTGCCGTCGGTTCTCCGCGGCGAGGGGCTTGATCCATACAACCTGCAACTCTCTTCTCTCGGATCCCTCCTGCATCGGTTGTTTGTATACGAGCCGCAGTTGAATCAGCATCCTGCAATGAATGCGCCGTGGCTCTTTGCGGTTCTGCATCCCCTATTACAGATGATGATCATGGCCCCGTCATTGCTCCTTGCAGTCCCGAACGAGAGTCGTCCGTCGCAGATTCGTCTCGAGTGGGCAGCCATTACCCTGGCCAGCCTTGCAATCTCGACTTCGCCAGCATCCTACCTCTTCACGCTTCTGATTCTTCCCATCTCTCTGATTCTGGGGTCGCTTCAGGGGAAGAAGTCCGCCCTTTGGGTGGCGATTATTCTACCTCTATACGCAGCGGCGGGATTTGTCAGAGGAATAGACGAGGGAAGGGATGGATGGTTCGCATTGTTGCGAGTGCCAAGACTCTACATGCTCGTACTGCTCTGCGTTTTCGCGTATGCACTTTTGTTCCGCGAGCGGCAGCGTGAAGTGGAATGGTCCGTAAACCGGGCGTGGGCAGTTGCCCTTTCACTACTCCTGGCGATCGGTATTGTTTTGAACCTTCGCCATCAGAAGGGTCTTTATGCGGATTATCAGTGGAGAATCCCTTTGCCGAAACCCGTACTGATGGCGGCCAATCCAGCGATTCAAGAAGATTCGGTTCTGTTCATAGCATTGCTTTCGGATGGATATCATTTAGCGGTCGACCGTCTCGGCACGGTCCAATTCAGCGACATAAACCGTGATGACTATCTCACGATGACTACTGCAAACGGCGAACGTTGGATAGAGCAGACGGGCCATGAAACGACAATCGTCTCCTCGGCAAAGTGGAGTGAAGGCATCAGGCAGGCTGAGTCGCCGGTCGCATCTTTTGATGGGAGGTGGTTAGCCTTTCTCCGTGAGAATCATGGTCGAGCGGGAATCTGGGTTCGTGATTTGAGTCACCCGGTCGAGGCGGACAGACCTGTAACTCCTCCAGAACTCAATGTGCTTGAAATGTCCTTCTTGCCAAACGGAGAACTCGTATTCTCAGGCGCATCCGAAGGTCCGCCAGGTTTATTCACGACGGATCAAGCGGGAAAGATCCAATCTCTTGGTATGACGGATGCAAGGTACCCTTCCGTCTCTCCCGATGGCCGGTGGCTGGCATATAGCGAACTTGACGGCGGAAACTGGAACCTTCGGTTACGAGACATGAAGAACGGACAAACGCACAAATTCACGCAAGCGGCGTGCAACTCTATCGAGCCTTCCTGGTCCTCAGATTCGCAGTCCCTGATCTATGCCAGCGATTGCGGGCGAGGACTTTGCTTGACAGCGCTCTGTAGGCGACGGATCTTCCATTGA